Genomic window (Nymphaea colorata isolate Beijing-Zhang1983 chromosome 1, ASM883128v2, whole genome shotgun sequence):
TCTAACGAACAAAGATTCTGGTCCGGGGTACTGAATGTAAGACTTtataaattgataaaaataaagagtTGAATACGAGGCGTGTAACTCTTTGCATAAGCAAGCTGGTAGAGCCCTTCTATTGCAAAttgaccaaaaaaatattattcaattCTTATTAAAAACAAGTCTTCACAAACAAGTAGTAAAGAAGGGGAAGGTTGCTCTTAATCGCTTTCCACAATCTTCAATCGCCTTTTAATTGCTGGCACGAAGAAGCTTCCCAATTTGCCTCGTAGACTTGTTACATTATTAAAAGCAGTTTCTTGGAAACATGGCAAGTTAATCTCTATCGTCATTCTGCCTCTTACTTTTGTTCCATTAGTTTCCATTCAATCTTCGTTTCGTcgttttctattaattttctACACTGCCTTCTTGTATGTTTCCCTTCTAGTTTCCGGGATGCTTCAAAAGAGCTTCATATGAATTACATCATGCATCCGTCTGCTTAAAGTTTTTAGTATATTACATGAGTGGACCACATAAAAGTATATTGGCATGCACCCTTCTATTTCTCATGTCTTCTAAAAATATTTGATAGTGGACCGCACAAAATTCATAAAgattttcttcttccaattcctaccaaaaacaattgaaaattcAAATACATTCTTTCCGTTGTTAAACAGAAAAGCAAACATGTAATTAGCCTTTAAGTTGGCCTCTCATAAATCTTTACTATCTAGGGAATCACAGTCCAGATGATTCTACTTTTATTAgggctaggatttttttttttttgttgtaagagccgaattatagttttaacagaagccaaaatataatttttcaaattctttatataggctaaactaaaatttttaaaataaaatttttaaaattttagtttatcGAGTTTTCACCAATGACaatattttcattaattgctgGTTATATTAATAACTGACCTACTTTCTCTCCAAAACCAGCTGCAAGATCTATACCTTTTTATCTACGCTAGTCTCCTTTCCTAAAACTGAGTCATGCCGTTCATGGAGCTCAATGAATGTAAAGTTAGcggaaaataagtttttttcgGATGGGCATTTTGAAttattgaaaaggaagaaaggagacTTCTGCACGGTAATTGGGAAGAAACTACGAATCATGGACCGAGCCACCAACTTAAATATGTCATGGAGATCTGTCAAAGGCTATTAGATCGAGGTGCAGGATTAGTTTGCAACCGAACCCCAAAAGAATTCTTCGGAGAATGCGTTTATCTCCTCTGATTCTTCTCTTCATCCTACCATTTTCTCTGGCAGAAGAGGAGACACCaatttcctctaaaatctctggCTACTTCATCgtgttcttcttgctcctttgtGCGGTTCTTCTCAAGTACATACTGCGAAATTGCAGAAGCAGGGGTAGCACCAGAGACAGCAACCTCAACGTCGTCAATGTAGAAGTTGGTGATCTTCAAGGgctctctgttggtgctccccAACAATCCTCTGGTGGAGTTGACAGGAACCTCATCAATTCACTGCCGGTTTTCGAGTTTGCAGCCCTCACTGAATCGAGCGTAGGCTCGGAATGTGCGATTTGCCTTGGCAGATTTGAGGGCAAAGATTCGCTTCACTTGCTTCCAAAGTGCAGACACGCTTTTCACAGAGAGTGCATAGACAAATGGCTTGAAGATCATTCTAGCTGCCCCATCTGCAGGCAAAGCGTCGACGCTCAGGACATCTCTGCTTTTGTATCCAGCAATTCTCGTGATTGTACAAACCTGAAGGTAGATGGTGCAGATAGGAAACGAGTTCATGGTTTTGAGCATAGGATCACTGTTTTAGATGCAAATTTTGACAGTACAAGTCGCTAAATGAATATGTCATCGATGGCTTGAGTCTCGTGGTTTTGAACTCCGTCTCTCTTTTTCCCCGAGAGCTTGCCAAGGATCAAGACCTGCTCTGCTGCGGATGCCAAGGGCAGTAAGTCCTGCGCTTTCTCCCTCGCGTTAGGACTTCTCCTCTAGTCCGTTTATTGATCTTGGTCTCTGAAGCATCCCCGTATTCTCTTGATTGGCGCCATGGGGAAAATGTCAGAGCATAATTCTGGTGATTTGTTTTCAGAAAAACACGAAGAAAATGTAAGATAAGTTGATGCTCTTTCACTGCTTTTATTGAGACTGTCTGTCACATTGGAAAAATCTTTCACACTCCCAAGGAATTCGTTCGCAGCATTTGAAAGTGCAGAAAGACAGCTTGTTCTTGATTGTATTTCATCATAAaccatttaaaagaaaactaaagctTCCATCTAATTTTCACTAAGATTTTTCTGAACCATTTTCACTGCTTTAGATTACATAATACTTGAAAGCATCAAGCTTCTTTGGTGCTATATCATCCTTTGGGAATCTAATAATAAGGTCGTTggcatttcttaaaattttctgaTTATCGCAATTATGCAACACCCCAAGCAACAGTTGAGGCAGGCAGAGTAGGTGGGCAATGGCCATCGTGCACGCAATCACTGTTACCATTAAGGTTCAACCTTTTCGCAAATTGAAccgaaaagggaaaaaggaaaaggcattGAGCACAATATGCCAAGTGGTAGATATTATTGCTATTAAACATGATCATACATGCGATAATGTGACAGGTGACTCTCAGGTTTGGAGAAGAAAGCACAGGAAACGACCAGACATTTTGCTGTATAATTAAACTTATATTTACTGCTACTAATATATTTACTCCCAGTAAAAAAAACGGAGCGGTTTATCAAgatttaaatgaagaaaaaatatcacCATATTTGAACAG
Coding sequences:
- the LOC116267591 gene encoding RING-H2 finger protein ATL43-like translates to MRLSPLILLFILPFSLAEEETPISSKISGYFIVFFLLLCAVLLKYILRNCRSRGSTRDSNLNVVNVEVGDLQGLSVGAPQQSSGGVDRNLINSLPVFEFAALTESSVGSECAICLGRFEGKDSLHLLPKCRHAFHRECIDKWLEDHSSCPICRQSVDAQDISAFVSSNSRDCTNLKVDGADRKRVHGFEHRITVLDANFDSTSR